From Prionailurus bengalensis isolate Pbe53 chromosome F2, Fcat_Pben_1.1_paternal_pri, whole genome shotgun sequence, one genomic window encodes:
- the LY6E gene encoding lymphocyte antigen 6E isoform X1, translated as MESTPCPQHRSGWRQGHFLCLCETPDRTPVFSSMKVFLPVLLAALLGVEQARSLVCFSCTNQNSNFYCLKPTICSDSDNYCVTVSASAGIALSSRLGNLVDFGHTLNKGCSPICPSPSINLGVASVGTYCCQSFLCNISTAGGGLRASAAVLGLGLLLSLLSALQRLGP; from the exons ATGGAAAGCACCCCGTGCCCTCAGCACAGAAGCGGCTGGAG GCAGGGCCACTTTCTTTGCCTTTGTGAGACCCCAGACAGGACACCTGTCTTCTCCAGTATGAAGGTCTTCCTGCCCGTGCTGCTGGCTGCCCTTCTGGGTGTGGAGCAAG CTCGCTCCCTGGTGTGCTTCTCTTGCACGAATCAGAACAGTAATTTCTACTGCCTAAAACCAACCATCTGCTCGGACTCGGACAACTACTGCGTGACCGTATCTGCCTCCGCCGGCATCG CCTTGTCTTCCCGCCTAGGGAACCTGGTGGACTTCGGCCATACCCTGAACAAGGGCTGCTCCCCgatctgccccagccccagcatcaACCTCGGCGTGGCGTCTGTGGGCACCTATTGCTGCCAGAGTTTCCTGTGCAACATCAGCACGGCCGGCGGGGGGCTGAGGGCCAGTGCCGCCGTGTTGGGCCTCGGGCTCCTGCTCAGTCTGCTGTCCGCCCTGCAGCGGCTTGGGCCCTGA
- the LY6E gene encoding lymphocyte antigen 6E isoform X2, whose translation MESTPCPQHRSGWRQGHFLCLCETPDRTPVFSSMKVFLPVLLAALLGVEQARSLVCFSCTNQNSNFYCLKPTICSDSDNYCVTVSASAGIGNLVDFGHTLNKGCSPICPSPSINLGVASVGTYCCQSFLCNISTAGGGLRASAAVLGLGLLLSLLSALQRLGP comes from the exons ATGGAAAGCACCCCGTGCCCTCAGCACAGAAGCGGCTGGAG GCAGGGCCACTTTCTTTGCCTTTGTGAGACCCCAGACAGGACACCTGTCTTCTCCAGTATGAAGGTCTTCCTGCCCGTGCTGCTGGCTGCCCTTCTGGGTGTGGAGCAAG CTCGCTCCCTGGTGTGCTTCTCTTGCACGAATCAGAACAGTAATTTCTACTGCCTAAAACCAACCATCTGCTCGGACTCGGACAACTACTGCGTGACCGTATCTGCCTCCGCCGGCATCG GGAACCTGGTGGACTTCGGCCATACCCTGAACAAGGGCTGCTCCCCgatctgccccagccccagcatcaACCTCGGCGTGGCGTCTGTGGGCACCTATTGCTGCCAGAGTTTCCTGTGCAACATCAGCACGGCCGGCGGGGGGCTGAGGGCCAGTGCCGCCGTGTTGGGCCTCGGGCTCCTGCTCAGTCTGCTGTCCGCCCTGCAGCGGCTTGGGCCCTGA
- the LY6E gene encoding lymphocyte antigen 6E isoform X3, whose protein sequence is MKVFLPVLLAALLGVEQARSLVCFSCTNQNSNFYCLKPTICSDSDNYCVTVSASAGIALSSRLGNLVDFGHTLNKGCSPICPSPSINLGVASVGTYCCQSFLCNISTAGGGLRASAAVLGLGLLLSLLSALQRLGP, encoded by the exons ATGAAGGTCTTCCTGCCCGTGCTGCTGGCTGCCCTTCTGGGTGTGGAGCAAG CTCGCTCCCTGGTGTGCTTCTCTTGCACGAATCAGAACAGTAATTTCTACTGCCTAAAACCAACCATCTGCTCGGACTCGGACAACTACTGCGTGACCGTATCTGCCTCCGCCGGCATCG CCTTGTCTTCCCGCCTAGGGAACCTGGTGGACTTCGGCCATACCCTGAACAAGGGCTGCTCCCCgatctgccccagccccagcatcaACCTCGGCGTGGCGTCTGTGGGCACCTATTGCTGCCAGAGTTTCCTGTGCAACATCAGCACGGCCGGCGGGGGGCTGAGGGCCAGTGCCGCCGTGTTGGGCCTCGGGCTCCTGCTCAGTCTGCTGTCCGCCCTGCAGCGGCTTGGGCCCTGA